One window of Streptomyces sp. SUK 48 genomic DNA carries:
- a CDS encoding methyltransferase domain-containing protein: MEWESWAAALAHQVTDPDSRWRNPLLRTARHQLIPRWWVADEAGRWTLRDGPSDPGTWAEAAYADRSLTTRVGTLHADDAGPDDHPEGQPTSSATLPSLIVRMLRHTRVGNGLSLLDLGTGAGGLTAYACHRIGDGHVTSLDVDPYLVDAARARLAAMGHRPRMITADATKEVPGAYDRIVCTVALPPGPGLRPVIGALKPGGRIALTLARTSLIITGWKTGNGDVVGQVERDMAGFMLTRSGADYPPALTELFALAAEAEGETTSAGRYPVVDVANAWELRSMLEVTTPGVEVGYETRGRTRIAYLVHPDGSWARASAEWTDPPEVHQSGPQRLWNALERIRNRLNTEGALPLLGARVRITPDGACHLSRGKWHAWMGAH, encoded by the coding sequence ATGGAATGGGAAAGCTGGGCGGCCGCCCTCGCGCATCAGGTGACCGACCCTGATTCGCGGTGGCGCAACCCCCTTCTGCGCACTGCCCGGCACCAGCTGATTCCGCGCTGGTGGGTCGCGGACGAAGCGGGGCGGTGGACGTTACGTGATGGGCCGAGCGACCCGGGCACGTGGGCGGAAGCCGCCTATGCGGACCGGTCGTTGACGACCAGGGTCGGCACGCTGCACGCCGACGACGCCGGGCCGGACGACCACCCCGAGGGACAGCCCACGTCGTCCGCCACGCTGCCGAGCCTCATCGTGCGGATGCTGCGGCACACCAGAGTCGGGAACGGGCTGTCCCTGCTGGACCTCGGCACCGGAGCCGGCGGGCTCACTGCCTACGCCTGCCACCGTATCGGCGACGGGCACGTCACCAGCTTGGATGTGGACCCGTACCTAGTAGACGCCGCACGTGCCCGGCTCGCTGCCATGGGACACCGCCCGCGCATGATCACAGCGGACGCCACCAAGGAAGTACCCGGCGCGTACGACCGCATCGTGTGTACGGTCGCGCTCCCGCCCGGTCCCGGTCTGCGGCCGGTGATCGGCGCGCTGAAGCCCGGCGGACGCATCGCGCTGACCCTCGCCCGTACGTCCCTGATCATCACGGGATGGAAGACGGGGAACGGTGATGTCGTCGGGCAGGTCGAACGGGACATGGCAGGTTTCATGCTCACCCGGTCCGGCGCCGACTATCCGCCCGCCCTCACAGAGTTGTTCGCCCTCGCCGCTGAGGCCGAGGGCGAGACGACGAGCGCCGGGCGCTATCCGGTGGTGGACGTGGCGAACGCGTGGGAACTCCGCTCCATGCTGGAGGTGACCACGCCGGGTGTGGAAGTCGGATACGAGACCAGGGGCCGGACCCGTATCGCGTATCTCGTCCACCCGGACGGGTCATGGGCACGTGCGTCCGCCGAGTGGACCGACCCGCCGGAAGTCCACCAGAGCGGCCCGCAACGGCTGTGGAACGCCCTCGAACGCATTCGGAACCGGCTCAATACCGAGGGCGCACTACCGCTACTCGGCGCACGAGTCCGCATCACACCCGACGGTGCCTGCCACCTGTCCCGCGGGAAGTGGCACGCCTGGATGGGCGCGCATTAG